From the genome of Longimicrobiales bacterium, one region includes:
- a CDS encoding DUF983 domain-containing protein, whose protein sequence is MSIASEPAPLRRLGWSLARRCPDCGGRNVFRTYLHQRERCPACGLQLDRGERDFFIGAYTINLIVAEMLVFFGGIAALRLTWPDVPWDGLMYGLAALMVIAPIVLYPVSRQLWLATDLIFRPSEPADFGDGPASSPTTG, encoded by the coding sequence ATGTCGATCGCATCCGAGCCAGCGCCGCTCAGGCGCCTGGGCTGGTCACTGGCCCGCCGCTGTCCCGATTGCGGCGGCCGAAACGTCTTCCGCACCTACCTCCACCAGCGTGAGAGATGCCCCGCATGCGGGCTGCAGCTCGATCGTGGCGAGCGGGATTTCTTCATTGGCGCCTACACGATCAACCTGATCGTGGCGGAAATGCTGGTTTTTTTCGGTGGTATCGCGGCTCTGCGACTGACCTGGCCGGACGTTCCGTGGGATGGGCTGATGTATGGCCTGGCGGCACTGATGGTCATCGCGCCGATCGTCCTGTACCCGGTTTCGCGGCAGCTGTGGCTGGCGACGGACCTGATCTTCCGACCGTCGGAGCCCGCCGATTTCGGGGATGGCCCGGCGTCCAGCCCGACCACCGGATAG